In the genome of Nocardioides marmoribigeumensis, one region contains:
- a CDS encoding STAS domain-containing protein, producing MAEIRTFQHPLVPFAVSSDMHDGHLALDLSGELDLACTDALDRDGHEDDLSVSDVTVDMSHLEFIDTAGVRALVEVKNRHLDRGRSVQMVNPVTLVRKVVGLYGRADLLAG from the coding sequence ATGGCTGAGATCCGAACCTTCCAGCACCCGCTCGTCCCGTTCGCCGTCAGCAGTGACATGCACGACGGCCACCTCGCACTCGACCTCTCCGGTGAGCTCGACCTCGCCTGCACCGATGCTCTCGACCGTGACGGCCACGAGGACGACCTGTCGGTCTCGGACGTGACGGTCGACATGTCCCACCTCGAGTTCATCGACACCGCCGGCGTCCGCGCCCTCGTCGAGGTCAAGAACCGCCACCTCGACCGCGGCCGGAGCGTCCAGATGGTCAACCCGGTCACGCTCGTCCGCAAGGTCGTCGGCCTCTACGGCCGCGCCGACCTGCTCGCGGGCTAG
- a CDS encoding MogA/MoaB family molybdenum cofactor biosynthesis protein, whose protein sequence is MRAAVVVASNRAARGVYADTTGPLIVEALRAAGFETGDPVVVPDGEPVGEAIRQAVGSGARAVLTTGGTGLTPTDLTPEVTRALLDREVPGIAEAVRAHGVAKGVHTAALSRGVAGVVGQALVVNLPGSRGGVKDGLAVVLPLLRHAVEQIVGSDHPRDDGQ, encoded by the coding sequence GTGAGGGCGGCCGTCGTGGTCGCGAGCAACCGCGCGGCCCGGGGGGTGTACGCCGACACGACCGGCCCGCTCATCGTCGAGGCCCTGCGCGCGGCGGGGTTCGAGACCGGCGACCCGGTCGTCGTGCCGGACGGCGAGCCCGTGGGGGAGGCGATCCGTCAGGCCGTCGGCTCGGGCGCCCGGGCGGTGCTCACCACCGGCGGCACCGGCCTGACCCCCACCGACCTCACCCCCGAGGTGACCAGGGCGCTGCTCGACCGGGAGGTGCCGGGCATCGCCGAGGCGGTCCGGGCGCACGGCGTCGCCAAGGGGGTCCACACCGCGGCCCTCTCGCGCGGGGTCGCCGGCGTGGTCGGACAGGCTCTCGTGGTCAACCTGCCCGGCTCGCGGGGCGGTGTGAAGGACGGGCTCGCCGTCGTCCTGCCCCTACTGCGGCACGCGGTCGAGCAGATCGTGGGCAGCGACCACCCCCGGGACGACGGCCAGTGA
- a CDS encoding GNAT family N-acetyltransferase — protein sequence MSAAPLGWPSVTLRHGHVALRPLAGRDRRAWTETRMRNRGWLEPWEATRPAEAPPGHQSYRSMLRDLRAQTREGRCLPFALTVDERFAGQVTVSNVVAGSALFASVGYWIDQRHAGHGYMPLAVAMTVDYCWEQVGLHRIEVAIRPENVASLRVVEKLGFPEIGYAPKFLHINGAWRDHRLFALCREDVPGGLLRRLLSS from the coding sequence GTGAGTGCCGCGCCGCTCGGGTGGCCGTCGGTCACGCTCCGGCACGGCCACGTGGCCCTGCGACCGCTCGCGGGCCGGGACCGCCGCGCCTGGACCGAGACGCGCATGCGCAACCGAGGCTGGCTGGAGCCGTGGGAGGCGACCCGACCGGCCGAGGCGCCCCCGGGCCACCAGTCCTACCGCAGCATGCTGCGCGACCTGCGTGCCCAGACCCGGGAGGGCAGGTGCCTGCCATTCGCGCTGACCGTCGACGAGCGGTTCGCCGGGCAGGTGACGGTGAGCAACGTGGTCGCGGGCTCGGCGCTCTTCGCCTCCGTCGGCTACTGGATCGACCAGCGGCACGCGGGGCACGGCTACATGCCGCTCGCCGTGGCGATGACGGTCGACTACTGCTGGGAGCAGGTCGGCCTGCACCGCATCGAGGTCGCCATCCGCCCGGAGAACGTCGCGTCGTTGCGAGTGGTGGAGAAGCTCGGCTTCCCCGAGATCGGCTACGCCCCCAAGTTCCTGCACATCAACGGGGCCTGGCGCGACCACCGGTTGTTCGCGCTGTGTCGTGAGGACGTCCCCGGCGGGCTGCTGCGGCGACTTCTGTCGTCCTGA
- the sepX gene encoding divisome protein SepX/GlpR: protein MLSGVIFVALALLWALFLIPKALRSHDEAARPRSVESTSDHARVLHRRDGVADPVTGAVTDAVTEVPAAPVAGSRPAPQPVTVPEQRRPSARALTERRRRQAAAAARRRRRVLGLLLGVTVVVAVLAGTGVLLPWAPAVPVVVVAGFLVVARATVRGERRRWESVRTGLAEHGAQTMEPTEQTTSQVAEAAQPVLEAAATWQSGPVLVPVPRNEQGVALVSDVEDTSAFSAAALAEAVGASGQTSTLWDPLPVTLPTYVGKPRATRSVRTIDLNAAGVSSSGRNAADSALVAESATAGRDEQGGQGRRVVGG from the coding sequence ATGCTCTCCGGCGTCATCTTCGTGGCACTCGCCCTCCTCTGGGCCCTCTTCCTCATCCCCAAGGCGCTGCGGTCCCACGACGAGGCCGCGCGCCCGCGCTCGGTCGAGAGCACCTCCGACCACGCGCGGGTGCTCCACCGGCGCGACGGCGTCGCCGACCCGGTGACCGGTGCCGTGACCGACGCCGTGACCGAGGTCCCCGCCGCACCCGTCGCCGGGTCCCGCCCGGCGCCCCAGCCCGTGACGGTCCCCGAGCAGCGTCGACCCTCCGCCCGGGCGCTGACCGAGCGGCGGCGTCGCCAGGCCGCGGCCGCGGCCCGCCGTCGCCGCCGTGTGCTGGGTCTGCTGCTCGGCGTCACCGTCGTCGTCGCAGTCCTGGCCGGCACCGGCGTGCTGCTGCCCTGGGCGCCCGCCGTCCCAGTCGTCGTCGTCGCCGGCTTCCTCGTCGTGGCCCGGGCGACCGTGCGCGGCGAGCGTCGCCGCTGGGAGTCGGTCCGCACCGGCCTCGCCGAGCACGGCGCGCAGACCATGGAGCCCACCGAGCAGACCACCTCGCAGGTGGCCGAGGCCGCGCAGCCCGTCCTCGAGGCGGCGGCGACCTGGCAGTCCGGCCCGGTCCTCGTCCCCGTGCCGCGCAACGAACAGGGTGTCGCGCTGGTCAGCGACGTCGAGGACACCTCGGCGTTCAGCGCCGCCGCGCTGGCCGAGGCCGTCGGTGCCTCGGGGCAGACCTCCACCTTGTGGGACCCGCTGCCCGTCACCCTCCCGACGTACGTCGGCAAGCCGCGCGCGACGCGCTCGGTCCGCACGATCGACCTCAACGCTGCCGGCGTCTCCAGCTCCGGCCGCAACGCCGCCGACAGCGCCCTGGTGGCCGAGTCGGCGACCGCGGGCCGCGACGAGCAGGGCGGTCAGGGACGGCGGGTCGTCGGCGGCTGA
- a CDS encoding DUF429 domain-containing protein — translation MHYIGLDLAWGEKRPTGVAVLDGDGRLLEVASRVTDDEIAAALAPYDDVDCLVAIDAPLIVVNPTGNRLCEAALNADFGRFEAGCHPANTGKPEFADGTRAARLCERLGLDLAPGSTAHRRAIEVYPHPATISLFRLGRTLKYKNRPGRTMEEMRSALLELVGHLRSLADAEVPLHLEHHGGWLDLVRSLEEAERKVDLRRAEDQVDAVLCAYLALYRQTVPERTTVYGDGETGYIVTPTLPEGHEAAPLDPRGVVPETPVVLPDEDAMTRLVRSYAAGHSSLQSATDGFVAMLTDLLDQSGINYLSVSGRAKGIASFAAKAGRLREGRPMFPDPLHDITDQIGLRVITYLRGDVDVVARVLHGEFEVLDDRDLGLQTASEGRFGYASRHLVVRLREGEGTEEMRARPAQVQVRTVLQHAWAEFEHATRYKGVVPDEHVRDLDRRFTLAAGLLELADQEFSAIHERLQGSSYTPPPGLPSSLGIGTEDLAQFLTERYIEAGWSRPDHYEWVSGLLLELGITSIAALAVVLDSVDEEEVTAHMGYKYPPGAVRRLDDSLLAIFGERYLALHGNEHRADLLRSRLDRILEH, via the coding sequence GTGCACTACATCGGACTCGACCTCGCCTGGGGTGAGAAGCGACCCACCGGCGTCGCGGTCCTCGACGGGGACGGGCGGCTGCTCGAGGTGGCCTCCCGCGTGACCGACGACGAGATCGCCGCGGCCCTCGCGCCGTACGACGACGTGGACTGCCTGGTGGCGATCGACGCCCCCCTCATCGTGGTCAACCCGACCGGCAACCGTCTTTGCGAGGCGGCGCTCAACGCCGACTTCGGCCGGTTCGAGGCCGGCTGCCACCCGGCCAACACGGGCAAGCCGGAGTTCGCCGACGGCACGCGCGCGGCCCGGCTGTGCGAGCGGCTCGGTCTCGACCTGGCGCCCGGCTCGACGGCCCACCGCCGCGCGATCGAGGTCTACCCGCACCCGGCGACGATCTCGCTGTTCCGGCTCGGCCGGACGCTGAAGTACAAGAACCGCCCCGGGCGCACGATGGAGGAGATGCGCTCCGCGCTGCTCGAGCTCGTCGGGCACCTGCGCTCCCTCGCCGACGCCGAGGTCCCGCTCCACCTCGAGCACCACGGTGGCTGGCTCGACCTGGTCCGCTCCCTCGAGGAGGCCGAGCGCAAGGTCGACCTGCGGCGCGCCGAGGACCAGGTCGACGCGGTGCTGTGCGCCTACCTCGCGCTCTACCGCCAGACCGTCCCGGAGCGCACCACGGTGTACGGCGACGGTGAGACCGGCTACATCGTCACCCCGACGCTCCCCGAGGGCCACGAGGCGGCGCCCCTGGACCCGCGCGGCGTCGTGCCGGAGACTCCGGTGGTGCTGCCCGACGAGGACGCGATGACCAGGCTGGTGCGCAGCTACGCCGCCGGCCACTCCTCCCTGCAGAGCGCCACCGACGGCTTCGTCGCGATGCTCACCGACCTGCTCGACCAGTCCGGGATCAACTACCTCAGCGTCAGCGGCCGGGCCAAGGGCATCGCGTCGTTCGCCGCCAAGGCGGGTCGTCTGCGCGAGGGCCGCCCGATGTTCCCCGACCCCCTGCACGACATCACCGACCAGATCGGCCTGCGGGTGATCACCTACCTCCGCGGCGACGTCGACGTGGTCGCCCGGGTGCTGCACGGCGAGTTCGAGGTCCTCGACGACCGCGACCTGGGGCTGCAGACCGCGAGCGAGGGTCGGTTCGGCTACGCCAGCCGCCACCTCGTCGTACGCCTGCGTGAGGGTGAGGGCACCGAGGAGATGCGGGCCCGGCCCGCCCAGGTCCAGGTCCGCACCGTGCTCCAGCACGCGTGGGCCGAGTTCGAGCACGCCACGCGCTACAAGGGGGTCGTCCCCGACGAACACGTGCGCGACCTCGACCGGCGCTTCACCCTGGCGGCCGGTCTGCTGGAGCTGGCCGACCAGGAGTTCTCCGCGATCCACGAGCGGCTGCAGGGGTCGTCCTACACCCCGCCGCCGGGGCTGCCGAGCTCCCTGGGCATCGGCACCGAGGACCTGGCGCAGTTCCTCACCGAGCGCTACATCGAGGCCGGCTGGTCACGCCCCGACCACTACGAGTGGGTCTCTGGCCTGCTGCTCGAGCTGGGCATCACCTCGATCGCCGCGCTGGCCGTGGTCCTGGACTCCGTCGACGAGGAGGAGGTCACCGCGCACATGGGCTACAAGTACCCACCCGGTGCCGTCCGCCGGCTCGACGACAGCCTGCTGGCGATCTTCGGCGAGCGCTACCTCGCGCTGCACGGCAACGAGCACCGGGCCGACCTCCTGCGCTCGCGGCTCGACCGCATCCTCGAGCACTGA
- a CDS encoding rhodanese-like domain-containing protein: MSTPLPPQHDGVDAMLADARSRLERVSVEQAHDEVRRGAALLVDIRPGWQRAEEGEVAPSVEVLLVERNHLEWRFDPRCEARLPQASYDARVVVLCQEGYSSSLAADALRSLGLHRATDVVGGFAAWRAAGLPVAD, translated from the coding sequence GTGAGCACCCCCCTGCCGCCGCAGCACGACGGCGTCGACGCCATGCTGGCCGACGCCCGGTCCCGGCTCGAGCGCGTCTCCGTCGAGCAGGCCCACGACGAGGTGCGCCGCGGGGCGGCGCTGCTGGTCGACATCCGGCCGGGCTGGCAACGGGCGGAGGAGGGCGAGGTCGCCCCGTCGGTCGAGGTGCTGCTGGTCGAGCGCAACCACCTGGAGTGGCGCTTCGACCCGCGCTGCGAGGCGCGGCTTCCGCAGGCGTCGTACGACGCGCGGGTGGTGGTGCTGTGCCAGGAGGGCTACAGCTCGTCACTGGCTGCGGACGCCCTGAGGAGCCTCGGGCTGCACCGCGCCACCGACGTGGTCGGTGGCTTCGCCGCCTGGAGGGCGGCAGGGCTGCCGGTCGCCGACTGA
- a CDS encoding OsmC family peroxiredoxin, giving the protein MPTRTARTAWNGGLQDGSGQVELSSSKVGTFDVSFPKRAADDADGTTSPEELVAAAHSSCYAMQLSSLIAKAGGTPQSLDVRADVELGPDPAGGFQLTGIKITVRGEVDGLDEAGFVQAAEEAKAGCPISKALKAVDITLDAALEG; this is encoded by the coding sequence ATGCCCACTCGCACAGCCCGCACCGCCTGGAACGGCGGCCTGCAGGACGGATCCGGCCAGGTCGAGCTGTCCAGCTCGAAGGTCGGCACGTTCGACGTCTCCTTCCCCAAGCGCGCGGCCGACGACGCCGACGGCACCACCTCGCCCGAGGAGCTCGTCGCCGCGGCGCACTCCTCCTGCTACGCGATGCAGCTCTCGTCGCTGATCGCCAAGGCCGGCGGCACCCCGCAGTCCCTGGACGTGCGAGCCGATGTCGAGCTCGGGCCCGACCCGGCCGGCGGCTTCCAGCTCACCGGCATCAAGATCACCGTGCGCGGCGAGGTCGACGGCCTCGACGAGGCCGGCTTCGTGCAGGCGGCCGAGGAGGCCAAGGCCGGCTGCCCGATCAGCAAGGCCCTCAAGGCGGTCGACATCACCCTGGACGCCGCGCTGGAGGGCTGA
- a CDS encoding class I SAM-dependent methyltransferase: MDEQTRALADYFDRWYADLRAPGPGDLRTAAVDKDEVHRRHLGLPERLPSNSLLTWDGVAEVHGLLRLPAGGHLVDLACGRGGYGLELATRAAARLTGVDFSDEALRQAREVARGWACEATFATGELAATGLPDAGADAVVYIDAIQFAADPAAAYAELRRVLRPGGRVVLTCWEPVDRGDVLLPERLRSVDLAGGLARAGFEDVVVIERPDWRRQERGMWEEAAALDPGDDPALRSFHDEGVRSLERWDAVRRVLASASAPRA, encoded by the coding sequence ATGGACGAGCAGACCCGCGCCCTGGCCGACTACTTCGACCGCTGGTACGCCGACCTGCGTGCGCCCGGTCCCGGCGACCTGCGGACCGCCGCGGTGGACAAGGACGAGGTCCACCGGCGGCACCTCGGACTCCCCGAGCGGCTGCCCTCCAACAGCCTGCTGACCTGGGACGGCGTCGCCGAGGTGCACGGGCTGCTGCGGCTCCCCGCCGGCGGCCACCTGGTCGACCTCGCGTGCGGACGCGGTGGCTACGGCCTGGAGCTCGCGACCCGGGCGGCGGCGCGGCTCACCGGGGTCGACTTCTCCGACGAGGCGCTCCGACAGGCCCGCGAGGTGGCTCGAGGCTGGGCGTGCGAGGCCACCTTCGCCACCGGCGAGCTCGCCGCCACCGGGCTCCCCGACGCCGGCGCCGATGCCGTGGTGTACATCGACGCGATCCAGTTCGCCGCCGACCCGGCCGCGGCGTACGCCGAGCTCCGCCGCGTCCTGCGACCCGGCGGCCGGGTCGTGCTCACCTGCTGGGAGCCGGTGGACCGCGGCGACGTCCTCCTCCCCGAGCGGCTCCGGTCCGTCGACCTGGCGGGCGGCCTCGCCCGAGCCGGGTTCGAGGACGTCGTGGTGATCGAGCGGCCCGACTGGCGCCGGCAGGAGCGCGGCATGTGGGAGGAGGCCGCGGCCCTCGACCCCGGCGACGACCCGGCACTGCGGTCCTTCCACGACGAGGGCGTGCGCAGCCTCGAGCGCTGGGACGCCGTACGCCGGGTGCTCGCGAGCGCCTCCGCTCCCCGCGCCTGA
- the moaC gene encoding cyclic pyranopterin monophosphate synthase MoaC, which yields MAPSEGPRLTHVDESGAARMVDVSAKDVTTRQAVATGRVLVSPEVVGLLRGEGVPKGDALGVARVAGIMAAKRTPDLVPLCHPLAISGVVVDLDVADDGVDIRATVRTSDRTGVEMEALTAVSVAALTVVDMVKAVDKGAVITDVRVESKSGGKSGDWERS from the coding sequence ATGGCTCCGTCCGAAGGACCCCGCCTGACCCACGTCGACGAGTCCGGCGCCGCGCGCATGGTCGACGTCTCGGCCAAGGACGTGACCACCCGCCAGGCGGTCGCCACCGGGCGCGTCCTGGTCAGTCCCGAGGTGGTCGGCCTGCTCCGCGGTGAGGGCGTGCCCAAGGGCGACGCGCTCGGGGTGGCCCGGGTCGCCGGCATCATGGCCGCCAAGCGCACCCCCGACCTCGTGCCGCTGTGCCACCCGCTGGCGATCAGCGGGGTGGTGGTCGACCTCGACGTGGCCGACGACGGCGTGGACATCCGCGCCACCGTGCGCACCAGCGACCGCACCGGGGTGGAGATGGAGGCGCTGACCGCGGTGTCGGTCGCCGCCCTCACGGTCGTCGACATGGTCAAGGCCGTCGACAAGGGTGCGGTGATCACCGACGTCCGGGTCGAGTCCAAGTCGGGCGGCAAGAGCGGCGACTGGGAGCGGTCGTGA